ttCTACTTGATTGGTTTttaattacaattaaaaaatttttaattggaggaaaattgctttaaaatgttgtgatggcttctgccatacagcaatgcaaatcagccataattatctccctcttgagcctctttcccctcctcccactccaCTCCTCTAAGTCATCATAGAGCACCTGGCTgcactccctgtgttatacagtaacatatcaccagctatctattttacacatgtagtatatatatgtttatgctactttctccattcgtcccactctctccttccctgacTGGGTCTATAAGACTGTTCTCTATAGTtgcctcttcattccttcacagcaaataggctcatcagttctatttttctagattcatatttatgtgttaatatggaatacttgtttttctttttctgacttacttcactttgtacaacaggttctaggttcatccacctcactagaattgactcaaatttgttttttgtttgtttgttttttttctaatggCTGAGCACtacagaaaaacataggcagtacactctttgacataaatcacagcaagattctctTTGCATGAttgttaaactaaagtgcctttgtttggCTCACAGGGAGATaatctgaccctgcccacctATGTATGAATGGCtataagaatcagttcagttcacttcagtcacttagtcatgtctaactctttgcgaccccatgtactgcagcacaccaggcctccctgtccatcaccaactcctggagcttgctcaaactcatgttcattgagtcgttGATACCATtcaataatctcatcctctgttgtccccttctcctcccatcttcaatctttcctagcatcagggtcttttcaaatgggtcacttcttcgcatcaggaggccaaagtattggagtttcaacttcagcatcagtccttccaatgaatatttgggactgatttcctttaggatggactggctggatgtccttggagtccaagggactctcaagagtcttctccaacaccacagttcaaaagcatcaattcttcagcgctcagctttctttatagtccaactctcacatccatacatgactactggaaaataatagctttgactagattatAAGAATAAAGAGATTAATACATCCCCTCCCCAAGGTTGGCCATTCcgggagatatttgcaagataatggcctttttactttactttctcAACTCTTCCTACTTCCTGCAGACCCCCTACAAGATGGTTACTTTGAGAAGAACCTGGCATCTAGACCACCCTCCCAACAAGATGGttgttttgagacattagtctgccatcttcttggtcatccagctttccaaataaagtcatattccttgctTCAACACCTTGTCTCTTTATTGACATGTCATACAGATTTATTAGCCTGTCATGCAGTGAGCATAGTGAACTTGAACTCAGTAATAAACATACCGCAAAACTTAATGGACTTAACTAAATTCATGTAGACATTGCTCAACAGGGATAACAGAAACATTGGCTATGTTGTTCATTATCAGATCTGGCTGCTTATGCTGGCTGTTGTCTGAGATCTTAAACGGGGATTCAGCCTTTCTGCATGTGCATGGTGATGGATTCTGTAGGTGAGCACTTCATGAGAGCCAAGTGGACACCATACCACCTTTTATTCTCTATTGTACTTGCACTGCATTCTTTTCATTcagacaactttttaaaaaaatatatttatttattttggctatgccaggtcttagttgtgggatgtgggatctagttccctgaccagggactgaacttgggcctcctgcattgagagcccggagtcttagccactggaccaccagagaagtccctcattCAGACAACTTTGAAGTACTATCTAGTTTTAGGACATTTAAATAGATTCCAACTCTTGATGAGACAGTGACAAAGATCTGGAAGAGCATCTGAAACTGGAATTACTGCTctcattattttggaaaatactttATGCCatccattaatattttattatctttggtTTGTCTCATCTTCTTGTACTTTATCCATCTATTAGTTCATCTGATTTTATGACACACGTCAAAGGAAATTACAGGTATCAGTACACTTCCTCATAAGTACTTTTGTACTCATATCAATAACTAGAGTTCAATATGTTTTACAAGTTATGCTTTatgcaattttaaagaaatttacatAAAGTGAAATATGCTAATCTTAAGTATACAATCAATATATATTGGGGAATACATTAAGCTCTGTAACTCAAACACCTCTCATAATACAGAACACTACATCAGCCCAGGAAATTTCCCCATACCCCTCTCCAGTTAGTCGGAGATCCCCCATATAGAGGTATTCATTAttctgatgattttttttcaccCAGGCTTAGCATTGCAGGTTCTagaatttcatacaaatggaatcatacagtatgcccTATTGTTTTGTAAGGCTTCacaggttttttttgtgtgttttttttttcccagtatatACAAAGGCAACTGATTTTTTCATATTTGGTGGTATTTATTGGTTTTCTCTCCAAAATGGAACAATGAACTTGGCAAAACCATCACATAGTCATCAGAAACCAGTCATCGAGCTCAGCCAAGGTCACCTGACATCTCTATGTAACTAATTAGTACTCAATAGCTGGTGGCAAAAGGGAAGGACCACTTTCATGTGGAAGGAAGGACAAGCCAAGACAAGAACACTAGTGTCTATGAGGCATGGAAGGCagctgatttttgtatgttgattttatatcctgaaactttactaaatTAACATTAATTCTAACAATTTTTTTGTTGAGTCTCTAGTATTTTCCACATATAAGGTCATGCCACCTGAAAATAGAGAcaattttacattttccttttcaatttggatgccttttaaaatttatgttttaaatgttgTCTAATTTCTCTTGATAGAATTTAAAGGATTATAAGTTGAATGGAACTGGTATGAATAGGCATCCTTGACTTTTTCCTGATATTAGAGGtaaaactttcagtttttcactggtGAGTATGAttttagctgtgggcttgtcatatgtaaccttttattatgttgaggtacattgCCTCCATACAtaatttgttgagagttttagatcatgaaaggatgttgaatttcattgaatgctttttctgcatctatggagatgatatgatttttatcctGCATTCTATTAATGTAGTATATCACATTATCaatcaataaagtaaaaaagcaaCCTATGGAGTGGGAGAAATACTTGCTAACCACATATCTTTGCCTAATATATAAGGAAATCATAAatcagtggacttccctggtggctcagttggtaaggaatctgcctataatgtgggagacctgggttcaatcactggattgggaagaatccctggagaagggcactccagtattcttgcctggagaatccccatggacagaggaacctagcgggctatagtccatgaggtcacaaaaagtcggacatgaccgaacgactaagcacataaatcagtagaaaaagaaaattaaataacttgattaaaatgtcattaaaggaatgaaaaggcatttctccacagaagatatacaaatagccaacagcaatatgaaaaggtgcttaatatcattaatcatcaggaaagTGCAAagtaaaaccataatgagataccacctcactcCTTGTATGGTCAGGGCACTCAAGATAGCTGTTCTCTTGTTCTCTGTACATCCTCTGTTGGATCAATGTCTGCCTCACCTACACCCTAGTTATAAGACTGACCTTCCTGTGTACTTGCCCCAGGCTAAGGTTACTACTTAATATTTGATgtttagtattcagttcagttcagttcagttgctcagtcatgtctgactctttgtgaccccacgaattgcaactcgccaggcctccctgtccaacaccaacacccgaagttcacacaaactcaagtccatcaagtcggtgatgccatccagccatctcatcctctgtcatccccttctcctcctgcccccaatccctcccagcatcaaagtcttttccaatgagtcaactcttcgcatgaggtagccaaagtactggtgtttcagccttagcatcattccttccaaagaacacccagggctgatctcctttagaatggactggttggatctccttgcagtccaagggactctcaagagtcttctccaaaaccacagttcaaaagcatcaattcttcggcactcagctttcttcacagtccaactctcacatccatatatgactactggaaaaaccatagccttgactagatggacctttgttgacaaagtaatgtctctgcttttgaatatgctatctaggttggtcataacttttcttccaaggagtaaacgtcttttaatttcatggctgcagtcaccatctgcagtgattttggagccccaaaaataaagtctgacactgtttgcactgtttccccatctatttcccatgaagtgatgggaccagatgccatgatcttcattttctgaatgttgagctttaagccaactttttcgctctcttctttcactttcatcaagaggctttttagttcctcttcactttctgccataagggtggtgtcatctgcatatctgaggttgttgatatttctcctggcagtcttgattccagcttgtgcttcttccagcccagcgtttttcatgatgtattctgcatagaacttaaataagcaaggtgacaatatacagctttgacgtactccttttcctatttggaaccggtctgttgttccatgtccagttctaactattgcttcctgaccttcatacaggtttctcaagatgcaggtcaggtggtctggtattcccatctctttcaaaattttccacagttagtgtTTAGTATTACTTGACCTTAAATAACAAAGTAAACATAATCAATATTTAGCTTTAAGATAATTCATTACTTGTACTTTCAGTAACTACCAGTTGAAAGTACACAAAAAtctgataaaaagaaatgattagTTCAGAATTGACAGTAACCTTAAAGATTACTTGTTTTTATTTGAAGTAAATTGTTTCATACTCACTTGAGAATGTAATAATGACCTCTGGTGCTTTTGAATTCACGTTTGAATCTCTAAAATCTTCAGAGACTTATCCCTAAAGACAAGCAATAATGAAAGATAGAATGGCTGCTATATAACAATGACTCTgaatttatttctataaatgaacaaattcttatttCAAGAGGTAAGACTTTGCTTTGTGAATTAAGTACTCTGTTGTACTGAGTTTCATTTACCGTTTGAGAATATTTTACCCTAAAGTTGCATCTGTACTCACAAGCTCGAGCAGAGGTAATCCAGCAGTCAGCTAGCAAGTAACATTAGCTGAATTAACCAAAGTTTCTACAGTATATTTAGTGTGTATAAACAGGCATAATTCAAGGTACTAGGGTTCATCATTTTCCACCCATAAGATCAGAAGTCCACATGGTCTTTTGACACCATCTACACTTGGCACTCAGTCATTAAACTAATAGATTCAGTAGCTTTGAGATGCTTTGCAGATTTACTGTTTGTAAATGTCTTGTGGAAAGATTTCCTTTGTTTATTGCTCTGCAGACTTTAACTGACAGGCAACCAGAGACTTTGGACAAAGTCAGCAAAATGAATCCAGAAAATCTCGAGATGATTTTCAACCTGGCCACTCACTAGATGAAGCTGGGTAAACTTCCTTCCAGGCTGTAATTGTATTCAGCTGTATATCATGttgaaaataacattattttgttTCACAGTactccatgggcaaaggagcctggtgggctatagtccacggggctgcaaagagttggacatgactaagtgactgagcacaaggcAGACCTCATCCATAACTTCAATTAgaaatttctttctatttcttctattaTATTTCTCCTTTCAAAAACATGGTCTTGTTTTACTGatagaaaatgtaaatattgtGACTAACTAGGGACCTTGTTTATACATTAGCTGTCAGAAAGTGGAAAGGTAATTTGTTATCCATCCTTATCCAAGAGATATGACTTCATCTCAAGTATTGTTTAATTTCATTTAGGCTGTAGTTTCTAAAGGAATGTACTGGTTTCAAACTACCTGAGATCCACATTTTGATTTTACCACTTGCTGTATAAACTTAGGTAAGTTTCTTAATATTATCAAAGTCAGTTTCttcttctaaaaataaaagtacttaATATCATTTCAtgcaaactaaaaatagaacttaaCATATAAAACTCTTAATATTATGCCCATCATTAAttaagcattttataaatattagctattgatTTCCCTTAACATAATcctatatgtatttatacattttaatcttTGTTATACTGATCATTCCTTTTTGCTCTTCTCatgccttaattttttaaatatttagctttAAAGTCTCTTAAGAACATTTTATCAATATTAAATATAGAGGGAAAAATCTACATTATTTGAAGCTgggttttttttaagtgtttttactaaaaacaattttttaaatatagaagacaaatgtataaaatgtataaaaatgtataaGAAATGTATAAAACCCCCAAACTTAGCTTGAATAATTTGCTTATAATAGCTTCTATATGTATTCATGAAAATAGAACTATTGAATTTACAATTTCTTTAATGCAGTGTTTCATCATAGGTTCATTTTTGTAGCAGCCGCCTTATCTCATGGATTCCCTGCGGCAGAGGAATGATACTGCAATGACAGGGTTCATCTTACTGGGCTTAACAAATGACCCAGTCCTTCAAATCATCCTCTTCACGATCATCCTCTGTATCTACCTGGTGACCATATGTGGGAATCTCAGCACAATCATTCTTATCAGAATCTCATCTCAGCTCCATCATCCTATGTATTTTTTCTTGAGCCACTTGGCCATTGCTGATGTGGGCTATTCATCTTCTGTTACACCCAATATGCTTGTAAACTTCCTGGTGGAGACAAATACCATCTCCTACCCTGGCTGTGCCATCCAGCTTGGTTCCGCTGTTTTCTTTGGGTCAACTGAGTGCATCCTTCTGGCTGCCATGGCATATGATCGCTTCACAGCAATCTGCAGCCCACTGCTTTATTCCACCAAAATGTCCACACAAGTCTGTGTCCAGTTACTCACAGTGGCTTACATAGGTGGTTTTTTCGATGCTTCCTCCTTTACtatttgcttctattttttacttttctgtggACCAAATCAAGTCAATCATTTTTTCTGCGATTTTGCTCCTTTGGTTGAGCTCTCCTGTTCTGACATCAGTATCCCTGCAGTTGTCCCCTCATTTACGGCTGGCTCCATTATTGTGGTCACAGCAGTTGTTATAACTGTATCCTACGTCTACATCCTCATCACCATCCTGAGGATGCACTCCACCGAGGGGCGCCAcaaggccttctccacctgcacGTCCCACCTCACAGCAGTCACTCTGTTCTATGGGACCATCACATTCATTTACGTGATGCCCAAGTCCAGCTACTCATCTGACCAGAACAAGGTGGTGTCTGTGTTCTACATGGTGGTGATCCCCATGTTGAACCCCCTCATCTACAGCCTCAGGAACAATGAGATTAAGGGGGCTCTGAAGAGAAAGCTtgctagaaaaatattttcttagtgaAGTTTGTTGTTTTGTAGGAATTAATATAATACAATaccataaatataataataaaaagaaattgagtAGTTGTGCTCTAAATATAATGGTCCATATGTAATTAGCCAATGTGGAGCTTCTTGGTGAAGGTAGAAGATAGATTTTCTGAAACCAAATTATTAATCAGAGGCTAATAGTAAGTTCTCTTTAATAAAGCAAAATTGAAGTTATCATAACAAACATATTTGTTCCTATGTAAAAAACACTTGATATGctaaaaattctttcaaaattgtaTTCATACCTTTTCAAAAGACATTCTTTGCTGTAAGTTAGGGGTTTTGTACTTTCAAACCTCTCAGACTATGTCCATCTTCAGCAGCAGCTTACCCTGAAATAAGCATGATAATTACAGTTATGACTAAATACATTCTGTGGGGAGATGACCAAATAGAACCAGACAGTAAAACTGCTGGAGACTTTCTTCTTGCAGGAAGTTTATCTTCTAGCAGTGGGACTTTTGGACCCATAAATTCTGGTCTGTGTTCTTGATCTCTGGCGCCAGCCTAGTCATAGAGGACCCATTAAAGAAAAGGATGAGATGCCCCTGTCCAAACCAACTGTGAATTCTTTCAGGTCAAAACAGGTGACTTCTCTGTATAAGATAAGCAGGGTTTCTGAATTCCTAGGGAGTAAGTAGGCAAGCTCTTTAATTCCTAGGGAGTGTTCATAGTCAGGTGCACATCCTACTAAGAAAGCTTGAGCAAACTAGACTATATTTCCCCTGTGAAATTTATCTGTATATACTGATGACTatcatatttatttctctttccctgtcttctaAACCTTCAgatagaaatatttttgtttgttgactCTCAAGCACAAATTATCTGAAACTAAACTAATTATATCCTTATACCTCCAACTTGCTCCCCTCCAGTGTTCCATACCTCAATAAGTAGCACCATCATTCAATAAACATATTGCTTGATTCAGAAACctgaattgatttctttttttcacctTCAAACATCTACATTTAACTACCAAGTCTTTATATTCTGAGTCctacatttttctatttctctttacttttacTGTCAGCAGCTTTATTTCCAGCAATCAATTTATACATTTTACAATAATACTTCTGAGATAGCTAATTTTACGTGTTAATTTAAGTGACCAGTTGTTTGGTCAAACACCAATCCAGATGTTGCCATGAaggtatttttatatatggttaaaggagatcagtcctgggtgttctttggaaggaatgatgctaaagctgaaactttagtactttggccacctcatgagaagagttgactcattggaaaagactctgatgctgggagggattgggggcagaaggagaaggggacgacagaggatgagatggctggatggcatcaccaactcaatggacatgagtctgagtgaactctgggagttggtgatggacagggaggcctggcatgctgcaattcatggggttgcaaagagtcggacacaactgagcgactgaactgaattgaatatttaTATCAACAGACTTGAGTAAAGTAGATTATCCTCCATTATGTGGATGTCCTTTGTTTAATCAGTTGAACGCCTTAAGAGGGAAAAAACTGAGCTCTCTTGGAAAAGAGGGACTctgttttcagtctgtctttgATTTCAAGACTATGCCTTCTACTCTTATGAGAATTTCTAGTCTGTTGGACTGCCTGTTTAATTTGGAATTGACAGTTCCCACAATAATGTAAGCTAActccttaaaataaatcattttaatctATCTGTCTACCTATCTATCATCTACCtactaaaggcaaaaaaaaaaaaaatcttgaatgtggcccattttatttttctttcttattactCCTCTCTCAGTTCTCAAACACTCAAAccctagaaataaataaattagttttttaaatccTTAAGCAAGTCCATATTATTTTCTGCCTCAGGAGCCTCTCACATGCAGTAACTCTACCTGAAtgcattttttcccctcatcAGGGTAATACCCACTTAAACCATAGGCACCAACCTAAgtgtttttctcattctttttggaAATCTTCTTGAGACTTCAGACCAAATAAGTACACCTATTATCTCCCCATAGAAACCTGCATATTTTCTTCAGAATGCTCAGTGCACTTGCAGTTACAGATTAAGCATatattttctccaaaatattgGAAGTTGTATATAGACATTCCaatgtttttctcctttccccaTGCATCTAATTTCCACCCAATTCTTGGCACATCTTCTtgactcgctcagtcgtgtctgactctttgcaactgcatggactgtagcccaccaggcttctttgtccatgggattctccaggcaggaatactggagtgggttgccatttccttctccaagggatcttcccgacccagggatcgaacccaggtctcccatattacaggtagatgctttaacctctgagcaacAAGGGAAGTCCATAACAAGCATAAATGCACAttccaaatgaaaaaataaaaatgaacagatgGTTGAATAAAGGTTTTGCTCTAGCATGAACCACTGACTATGTTGCCTTTTAATCTGTTGAATGTCAGCCTGATTCAAGTGACTGAATGTTTGCATCTGATCTTGTTAAAACTCTGACAGGTTTTTACACAATCCCTTGCTCACCACAATTATGTTACTGCCTTGTCAATGTTTAACTCATTTTGGCAACTAGAATTCCAGGCTAGTTTAGTGAAATTTTTGTAGCCAACCTCTGCTGAATAAtgtctctcttatgtctcctcataGTAGGAGAGTTAGAAAATGTAGAAGTCAAATGTTAGTAATAGTAGCAGTGGCAAAAGTATTAGCAAAGGAACTAACAGTATGAGACTATTTACTACCTTCCAGTTTCTGTTCCCAGTGATTTAGAAGCATTAACCCAATTAACCCTCAGAAcaacaaactttttttccccaatgtgTATTTTACAGAGGATGTTACTGATGCATATAAAGATTAAGCAAAAGCTCAAAGTCATGAATATTCTCTTATTAATCTGATTTCTCTTAAGGCACATACTCTCTCTGGAGGGTCAGAATGAAGggctctttgaaaatatttcaccACTAGAGGACTCTCATTTGACTCTGACACATTTCATTCTAGCCAACTCTCTGTCCGAAGTAAGTGTGCAAACTTCTGTAGCTGGATATGTTAAGCTAACTTGTATTAGACCAAATTTCTAGCACAAAATAAGAAGGTATAtatggctgcaccatgcagcatgtgggaccttagtcccctgcccagggattgaacacatgctccctgcattggaagcacagactgCTAGGAAAGTCCCAGAAAGTGGATAAACATCGATAAATGTTTGAAGGCAGAGCCTTCTGGTTCTGTTGAAAATGAAGCTCTATTCCCCTTAGGTCCTCCCTCTTATTGCTAAAAATAATCCTGGATGCAACCCCACAAACAAGCGTAGGGAGACTCTaaaaaggacaaagaagaagGAAGACTCTAGGACTTTGAGACTTGAGGAAC
This portion of the Capra hircus breed San Clemente chromosome 15, ASM170441v1, whole genome shotgun sequence genome encodes:
- the LOC102186384 gene encoding olfactory receptor 478-like, which encodes MDSLRQRNDTAMTGFILLGLTNDPVLQIILFTIILCIYLVTICGNLSTIILIRISSQLHHPMYFFLSHLAIADVGYSSSVTPNMLVNFLVETNTISYPGCAIQLGSAVFFGSTECILLAAMAYDRFTAICSPLLYSTKMSTQVCVQLLTVAYIGGFFDASSFTICFYFLLFCGPNQVNHFFCDFAPLVELSCSDISIPAVVPSFTAGSIIVVTAVVITVSYVYILITILRMHSTEGRHKAFSTCTSHLTAVTLFYGTITFIYVMPKSSYSSDQNKVVSVFYMVVIPMLNPLIYSLRNNEIKGALKRKLARKIFS